The Vibrio sp. B1FLJ16 DNA segment ATGCCATAAATAATGCCTCTTCGACACTGTGAGTGATGAAGAACATCATTTTGTTAGTGGTCTGCCACGCATCAAGCAGCAGCTCTTGTAAGGTCTCACGGGTTAACGCATCAAGCGCACCTAATGGCTCATCGAGCAAAAGAATACTTGGGTCATTGGTTAAAGCCCGGGCAATACCCACACGCTGCTGCATACCACCAGAAAGCTGATACACCTTGTGATGGTGGAAACCCTCCAGACCAACCAATTCAAGATACTTAGCCGCACGTTCCAGGCGCTCTTCTTTGCTAACGCCTCTTAGTTTTAAACCAAAGGCTGTATTTTCGATTACATTCAGCCAAGGAAATAACGCATGCTTTTGAAACACCACGCCCCGGTCAGCGCTTGGGCCATTTATCTGGTCACCAATATCACGTCCCATGACAACGCGGGGTAAGCCTTCCACCGATGAGTCGCCCAGAGTCAGATACCCTTCTGTCGGAGTGATAAACCCAGCCATCAGATTCAACAGTGTCGTTTTGCCACAGCCAGAAGCCCCGAGTGCAACCACCAGATCGCCCTGCTCTATCTCTAGATTCACACCCGATAGTGCCAGAACAGGCTCTCCACCCTGACGATCTTCATACACGACAGATACGTCTTCTATTTTCAGTGTTTTCTCTGCAGACATACGCTACTTCCTTGTTTTGCAATGATTGTGATTAT contains these protein-coding regions:
- a CDS encoding taurine ABC transporter ATP-binding protein; protein product: MSAEKTLKIEDVSVVYEDRQGGEPVLALSGVNLEIEQGDLVVALGASGCGKTTLLNLMAGFITPTEGYLTLGDSSVEGLPRVVMGRDIGDQINGPSADRGVVFQKHALFPWLNVIENTAFGLKLRGVSKEERLERAAKYLELVGLEGFHHHKVYQLSGGMQQRVGIARALTNDPSILLLDEPLGALDALTRETLQELLLDAWQTTNKMMFFITHSVEEALFMASRLIVMSPRPGRITHSFDLDFNKRFLECRDARAVKSMPDFIEMREKILSIIHQDEVPEVA